A stretch of DNA from Vibrio sp. ED004:
CTTAATTTCCTTTCATTCTTGTTCTTGTCGTCAGCCACTCCTTGGCCAACTGAAATATAAAATGGTTCGCTAGCGCTTGCGCCAAGCTTGGGTGCGCTTCTCAAATAACTTGTTGATTAACAAATGAATCAACTTCGCACTCGCCGCAGATATCATGATCATCACCGCCATGGCTGCTGCTGCACCGGTTTGTCCCGCATCATCCATATTCAGTACTGAAACTGACGCAGGTATCGTATCGGTAGAATACAAGAATACTACCGCAGATGTCGTGGTAAGTGCATTAATAAACAGGTATGTCGCAATATCTAAAATCGCAGGCAGACAAACAGGTACCGTCACTTTAAAGAACAACTTGTATTGCGGTAAGTTAACCGAGGCAGCCGTAGCTTCAATTTCCGAAGGTAGCTGTTTCAGTGCAGTTAACGCCGTCATGTGTCCTACTGTATAGTAGTGAACCACGGTATTAATAACCAAGAATGCCATCGTGCCATACAAGAAGTTGAGTGGGTTACTTAAGTCATTAAAGTAGAAAATATACCCCAAGCCTAACACCATCCCCGGAACCGCCATCGGCACAACACTGAGCATCTGCATCGCCTGACGAACAGGACCAAATGCTCTGCCCTTCTCTATGCAGTACGCACCCAAGAAAATTAATACAGTACCGATAATGGCTGTCCATGCGCCAAGTGTTAGAGAGTTGAAGAACGGAGTCCAACCATAGGTACTCATTTCTGCGAAGTTGTAGTTATTCAAGGTGAGTGCTTTATTCCATGGCCAGAAAGTCACCATAGAACCGTATATCGCCATGCCCAACACGATAACGACAGCAGCCGAAATAAGTGTGCAGTAAAGGAAACACAAGCCATCACGCATGGTATTTGGTTCTGGTTGGTACGCGACAGAACGAGTATCAAACAAGCTCTTCTGTTTCTTTTGCACCCAGCGATCTACTGTAAAGGCAAGCAAAGCAGGCAACAGCAACAAGATACTGGTCACCGCACCCATCGAGAAGTTTTGTTGACCAACCACTTGTTTAAAGATGTCCGTCGATAGAACGTTGTAGCTGCCGCCAATAACCTTTGGTACACCAAAGTCACAAACCACCAGCGTAAACACCACGATCAGAGTGCTGATCAAGCCATACTTAGCTGCAGGTAAGGTCACCATGAAGAAGGTTTTAAGCGATGAAGTATTCAGTGCTCGTGCTGCCTCATAAAGACGGGCATCGGACGTTCTGAGTGAAGTTGTTAGAATCATCAAGGCATGCGGAAAAGTCCAAAATATCAAGCCAAGTGAGATACCAATCAAACCGTATACTGAGTTTCCACCCAAGACTTCTTTGGCGATACCTTGGTTACCAAATAGGAAGATCAAACTGATTGCTGGAAGCAATGACGGCGCAAGAATCGGCGCAGAGCCTAGTACCTGAAATAGCCCCTTAAAAGGCATGCATGAACGTGTCAAAGCATAGGCATAACCAAACGCTAAAACACCAACGACAGTCGTAACCAACAAACCCAAGGTGAAAGTGTTACCAACGGATTGCCACAAGCTTTGAGAAGCGAAATACGTCGCGAAATTCTGCAAACCGACAAATTCACCATCTGCGTTTTGAACACTCTTTTTCAACATTGCCCACAGTGGCATCAAGATAAACAGTGTCATGACTACAGACAAAAATGCCAGCAGCCCAAATAGGATAACGTTGTCTTTACTCAACCGAGCAAGAAAAGGTTGTACTCGTCGTTGAAATAGCAGCTTAGATTGCATCATTTGAGTCGATTCCATGATTGATTACGCCGCCTCGTCTTTCATCACTTGCAAGCTTTTCGATGGGTAAGCTCTCATGCCTTCTTGATCAAATGCCACGTAACGAATATCACTGCGGCGCAGCTTCAATCGGTTGAACTCCTTCACGGGCACATCAACGATGATCTCTTTCGCGGTTGAGTCGTGCTGTAACTCGCACTCCACGCGATAGAACGCTCCTAGAAATTCGCTTGATACGATTCGAACAGGTAAAGATTCATTAAAACGATCAACAAACTGAATTTGCTCTGGACGAACCGCGATATCAAACACATCACCCTGCTTTGGCGTCAGGTTGTCTAACCCAGGCAGTGGCAACATAGATTCAGCGATACGCATTTTGCCTTGAGCTGCTACAGACGCTTGAATGAAGTTCATACTGCCCACAAACTCCGCCACAAAACGGCTCACTGGCTTTTGATAGATCTCTTGCGGAGCACCGACTTGCTCGATGACTCCATGATTCATCACCACAATGCGGTCAGCCATGGTCAAGGCTTCATCTTGATCGTGCGTTACCATAATAGTGGTGATACCCAACTTGCGTTGCAGTTGACAGATCTCGTCGCGTAGGTGTGTTCTTACTTTCGCATCCAATGCAGACAGCGGTTCATCAAGGAGTAGCAAGCCCGGAGACAAAGCCAGAGCGCGAGCCAAAGCCACACGCTGCTGCTGTCCACCAGACAGTTGATTTGGGAATTTCTGACCCGACGTTGGTAAGCCTATGGTTTCTAACCAAGATTCCACAGTTTCAAGGGCTTCTTTGGTCGACATGCCTTGATTTTTAAGGCCAATCGCAATGTTTTCTTCCACCGTAAGATTCGGGAACAAAGCGTAAGACTGGAACACAATGCCAAAGTCGCGCTTTTCTGGTGGTAAGAAGGTCGTGTCATTACCGTTTTGCTCGATAGAGCCTGAAGTTGGTAAATCTAAACCTGCAATAGCACGTAATAAGGTGGTTTTTCCACAGCCAGACGGGCCAAGGAAACAGACGAACTCGCCTTTTTCAATCGATAAGGAGATGTCTTTTAGCGCTGTAAATTGGCCAAATTGCTTTACAACGTTTTCAATATTCAAATAAGTTTGGTTGCTCATACTACAGCACTCTTTAAATGGTATATACCAAATTTAAACTTTGAATATTTCAGTTGAGTGACAAATTTATAGAAGCTAAGTGACAGTTATATTGCAGAAATAAAATTCATTCTAGTGGAGGAAAACACGAGTTAAACAAGTTCTAATATTCAATAGCTTACAGTAAACCGATAGCTTCAAAAATAGTATTTGACGATGAAAGCCAATGTACATTTCACCGCCAAATATCAATGCTTGTTTATGGTTATACCTATTGTTTCAGGCAATACTGAAATCAGTAGAGCGCACACCATGGAGCAGAGTCCGAACGAACAGTTAAACGTTCGTGTGGATTAACTAGATGTGGGCGATCGGCCAATTCATATTGAGGCAAGTCATTGATTGACTCACCACTGTTTTGACGTTGATGAGACGAAGTACTGTGCTGCTCTAGCCACTCTTTCAAACCAACACTCTTGCCGTATGGATGATTTGGAAGCCCTAGAATCTTGGCAGTGTATTGAGCCGATTCTTCCATCAATTCGATGCCGACAACATTTGGAATATTAAGCCTTTTCGCTACGCACGCAGGAATGAATGAGACAATCGCAGAAATGATCACCACCGGCTGCCCTTGTGTTTTGGAAGACCAACTCCCCTGCATCACTTGAGGAAAGATCTTGCTCAGAACTTTGCTATCAATACACTCTTCTAACAAAGCACACACCTCTTGATGTGTCTTTTTCGCTAGAGAGCGTGTAGCAAATTCAAGGTAAGTATCTTCATTAAGAATACCTTGAACGTACAGTGTCATTAGTCGGCGTTCTTCGTTCAGAAAGCTAGGTTCATTCGCTAAGCCTTTCTCAACCAAAAACTCATTCCAAATCATGGCGCTGTTTCCGTCCATGAGTGTTTCATCTAGATCAAATACATACAGCGGGGTCGTCATATCAATTCTCACTTAAAATCAAATTTAACTTCCAACTTAAACTTAGCGGGCGAGAAAAAATCTAAACGACAGATTTACTCTACCTTGTCGGCTTTACCTGCCGCACCAGCCAGCTTTGCCAATTGCTTATCCAGCCACAATGGTGTGTTACCAGAATCTTCCGCGTTCTCTTTTCTTCGTACTGCATCACGAACCACCATTGCCCCTACCCAACGGTATGGCTCTGGCGGGAAATGGCCAAGCGGTCCTTTGGTGAGGCCGCAACACGTCCAAGCGTTATCAGTACCGAGTACCATGGACGACAAGATCTTTCCGCCCATACGAGTTTGAGCAACACCATTACCTGAGTAACCGAGCCCATAATAGATGTTGTTTTGGCCTTTTAGATTACCGAAAAATGGCAATCCTGTTACCGATCGATCTGAGCCTCCCGACCAGTTGTAATCGAATTCACTTTGCTCCAGTTTAGGGAACAATTTTTGGAAGGATTGATTGAGAATCGGCAGATAATTAGTCGTTTGGTTAAACATGCTTTCTACTTGGTTGGCAAACGAGAATTTATTGCCACCTTTACCAAGCATCAGCCTTCCATCTTGGGTATCTCGGTAGTAGTGGACAAAAATACGGGAGTCCACCACCGCTGCTCCTTTCTCTGGACCAAACTGTTTAAGTTTTTCTGGAATTGGTTTGGTCACCACCATATCTGACGAGACAACCACAATACTGCGTTTGAACTCTTTGAAGTGATCAAGCATCCATGCGTTAAGCGCCAAAATCACTTTGTCGGCAAAGACAGATCCGCCCTTGGTTTGGATTCGAGCCGGAGAGCCATAATCGAGCGAAGTCATCTCTGTGTTTTCGTGAATTTCGACACCTAGATCAATAGCAACTCGGCGTAACCCTCTCGCCAATAGAGCGGGTTGCACACTGCCCGCGGCTTCCGAATAATAGCCTTCTATATGACGCTCCGATCCCGCTTTATCAGGCAAAGATTTGTCACACTTCTTCCAACTATTTATGCCTTGCTTGACCAACTCATTCACAACAGGTTCCATTCCACCTTGTTGCGCTTCATTGGTTGCCATGTAATAAGTGCCGCTGCGATACAGATGCGCGTCGATGTTGTGGTCGTTACAAAAAGCTTCGATCTCGTAAATGACCTTTTCCGATTCTTTAACCAACCATTTTGCTTGTTCTTTGCCGTATAGCTTCTTCAACGTTGGATACTTAGTCGACCACGTCAACATGCAGCCACCGTTCGCGCCAGAAGCGCCACTGCCACACAAGCCTTTTTCAATCACTACAACATGCTTTTGAGGTTGCTGCTTTTTGATTAAAATCGCCGTCCATAATCCTGTGTAACCGCCGCCAACAATAGCGATGTCGCAGTTAACGTCTTTTTCAAGTGGCTTCGCGGATTCTAGACCAGCATCTATGCTGCCAAATTCCGTTTCTAGTGCTTGCTTGAACCAATATGAATAGTGTTTTGTCATTTGTCGTACCTTACTTAAAACCTAAAGGCGTAAAACTAAAAAAGGAAGACCGAAGCCTTCCTTTACTGATTTCTAACTTCTAATGAACTCAATAGTTAATTAACTGAGTAGCTCGATAGATT
This window harbors:
- a CDS encoding putative 2-aminoethylphosphonate ABC transporter permease subunit → MESTQMMQSKLLFQRRVQPFLARLSKDNVILFGLLAFLSVVMTLFILMPLWAMLKKSVQNADGEFVGLQNFATYFASQSLWQSVGNTFTLGLLVTTVVGVLAFGYAYALTRSCMPFKGLFQVLGSAPILAPSLLPAISLIFLFGNQGIAKEVLGGNSVYGLIGISLGLIFWTFPHALMILTTSLRTSDARLYEAARALNTSSLKTFFMVTLPAAKYGLISTLIVVFTLVVCDFGVPKVIGGSYNVLSTDIFKQVVGQQNFSMGAVTSILLLLPALLAFTVDRWVQKKQKSLFDTRSVAYQPEPNTMRDGLCFLYCTLISAAVVIVLGMAIYGSMVTFWPWNKALTLNNYNFAEMSTYGWTPFFNSLTLGAWTAIIGTVLIFLGAYCIEKGRAFGPVRQAMQMLSVVPMAVPGMVLGLGYIFYFNDLSNPLNFLYGTMAFLVINTVVHYYTVGHMTALTALKQLPSEIEATAASVNLPQYKLFFKVTVPVCLPAILDIATYLFINALTTTSAVVFLYSTDTIPASVSVLNMDDAGQTGAAAAMAVMIMISAASAKLIHLLINKLFEKRTQAWRKR
- a CDS encoding putative 2-aminoethylphosphonate ABC transporter ATP-binding protein; amino-acid sequence: MSNQTYLNIENVVKQFGQFTALKDISLSIEKGEFVCFLGPSGCGKTTLLRAIAGLDLPTSGSIEQNGNDTTFLPPEKRDFGIVFQSYALFPNLTVEENIAIGLKNQGMSTKEALETVESWLETIGLPTSGQKFPNQLSGGQQQRVALARALALSPGLLLLDEPLSALDAKVRTHLRDEICQLQRKLGITTIMVTHDQDEALTMADRIVVMNHGVIEQVGAPQEIYQKPVSRFVAEFVGSMNFIQASVAAQGKMRIAESMLPLPGLDNLTPKQGDVFDIAVRPEQIQFVDRFNESLPVRIVSSEFLGAFYRVECELQHDSTAKEIIVDVPVKEFNRLKLRRSDIRYVAFDQEGMRAYPSKSLQVMKDEAA
- a CDS encoding FAD-dependent oxidoreductase, translating into MTKHYSYWFKQALETEFGSIDAGLESAKPLEKDVNCDIAIVGGGYTGLWTAILIKKQQPQKHVVVIEKGLCGSGASGANGGCMLTWSTKYPTLKKLYGKEQAKWLVKESEKVIYEIEAFCNDHNIDAHLYRSGTYYMATNEAQQGGMEPVVNELVKQGINSWKKCDKSLPDKAGSERHIEGYYSEAAGSVQPALLARGLRRVAIDLGVEIHENTEMTSLDYGSPARIQTKGGSVFADKVILALNAWMLDHFKEFKRSIVVVSSDMVVTKPIPEKLKQFGPEKGAAVVDSRIFVHYYRDTQDGRLMLGKGGNKFSFANQVESMFNQTTNYLPILNQSFQKLFPKLEQSEFDYNWSGGSDRSVTGLPFFGNLKGQNNIYYGLGYSGNGVAQTRMGGKILSSMVLGTDNAWTCCGLTKGPLGHFPPEPYRWVGAMVVRDAVRRKENAEDSGNTPLWLDKQLAKLAGAAGKADKVE
- a CDS encoding HAD-IB family hydrolase yields the protein MTTPLYVFDLDETLMDGNSAMIWNEFLVEKGLANEPSFLNEERRLMTLYVQGILNEDTYLEFATRSLAKKTHQEVCALLEECIDSKVLSKIFPQVMQGSWSSKTQGQPVVIISAIVSFIPACVAKRLNIPNVVGIELMEESAQYTAKILGLPNHPYGKSVGLKEWLEQHSTSSHQRQNSGESINDLPQYELADRPHLVNPHERLTVRSDSAPWCALY